The Candidatus Neomarinimicrobiota bacterium genome includes the window GTTGACTGATGACTGTTGACTGTTGACTGCCGCCTATTTCATCAACACCATCTTCTTTGTCTGCATAAAATCCCCCGCCTGCATCCGGGCAAAATAAATTCCCGAACTGTATCGCGACGCATTCCAGGAGACAGTATGATATCCGGCGGCTGTGTTTTGATTTATGAGTTGTTCCACCAAACGGCCGGTGATGTCGTAAATATTCAGGGTGATCTGTGCAGGTTCCGGCAGGGAAAAT containing:
- a CDS encoding T9SS type A sorting domain-containing protein — translated: FSLPEPAQITLNIYDITGRLVEQLINQNTAAGYHTVSWNASRYSSGIYFARMQAGDFMQTKKMVLMK